gcaatatatataatacttgtATGTACGTgttcacaaaaaataataataacaatacaaACCctacaactctctctctctctctctctagatcttTGGAATACTTCTAATTTTTGGagtttgtcaacaaaatgttgaTTGGAATATCTTAAGAAAAAAGAGAGTAGAAAACCATGAAGAGAGCATGATTTATGTCAAGGACAATTAGCTAGCTAGACACcgatatttaatttaattttttttttttaaaaaaaatatggatctTCAAAGAAAAGATGCAGTTGTAAATAGTGGTGAAGGTAACTTGGGAATGGGGAAGAAAGAAATTGTGAAATCAATTTGTCAACTTGACCGGTAAATGGACTAACAAGCCGTAGTAAGGTGgtcgttgttgttgttgttgttttttttttaaaaagaaaaaaattaattaattaagggaaTGGTTACAAGGGAAGATCCTCTCACTCTTTATCTGAAAGATGCATGAGAGAATGAGCGATCCTAAAGCTGAAAAATAGATAGGCTTCCCAACAATAAtctcataaataaatacaacagTGCAGAAATATAACAAAAGTAATTAGGAAATTGGTCAAATAAATAACTCGAACCTCTCAAGAGGCCACAGAAGACAGTTACAGAAGCAAAATGAGTACATATTAGAACGAACTTACCTGAAATCCCACTTGAAAATAGGAACAACCAAAAGGAAGCTGAAGTCGAAGATGCAATGTCATAGTTCAAAACATGGACTAGACAATAAAAAGATACCAACACAAATCCGGACACAAAGGTACTCAAGAACCAACAAGCCGTAGTAAGTTAGTAACAAGAATAGAATACTATATACAAATTAAGCGCCAACTAACTGATCGATTAATTAGTGCTTAAGacattttttgtcaatttatttAGGAGATTAACAATGATAAGCATATTGTATTTTGGTGGAAAAATTTTGGAGCAAAATCTTCAAACTTCGAAATGACACTAAAATCCTTTTAAGGCACGCTATTATGTCACATGTCTAATTAAAgacgttattttttttttttgaaaagttctAAAGGCGTTATTAGCCCCCCATCAATTGTATCCAATTCGTGTGGACCAGGTTATTGCAAATCCGCCACCAAGATATAATGGATTTCAGAAAATATTGACTGCTTTTTATataaaccaaaatcaaaacgaaatcaaaccaaaatacctttaatttttttttattctgaaaaaattttaaaatttcgtTTCTGTACAAAAACAGAACCTAATTGACACGAAATCTGTGTAAAACGAAAGGCTTTTGAGAGAGATGGAAGAAAAATTGCAATTGTCCTCTTTTCTTATATAGCTGGCTAGAAGGCAAGCTTGTAAAGTGTTTAGAGTGCTTATCGATCGTGCACATTTTTTAGTTAGATTCGTCACTTTCAACCTCGTGTTTAGAAGCATTACAATtaatctctcattttctcttccaTTCGAATTAAACATGGAAATGACCCTCCTCTCTAACCCTTTTTCCATtggtttaggaaaaaaaaaaaaaaaaaaaaactaagggcAGTTCACCTAATTAGTTTTCTTTTGGTAGTTAATTaactgaaaaaaatttaatttttttaaagtcaatATTCATAGCGCCCACAGCCACACACGCAGGTACATGCAAATTACTAAATAGTTTGATGTGAATTGGTGTTAATAAattccttcattttcttttcacgTTTATCTTCTCtgtgaaacttttttttaaaaaaaaataattatgaatgagactttcttttttaaatatttattaatgccttccataaaaaatatttctaagataaaactatatatacatatatacctaTAGCTAAACAACTATATATACCCGTCATATGCACAAATAAAAGTCCTCACGGATTCCTATGAAGTTTATGGACACATAATTTGCTGGACTGGAAATTTATAGCTTGAATAATGTCCAAATTACTCGACCACGCATCTTCGTTTCATTGTGATAATTAAGAGGTCGTTTTCTTTGCGGAACgttttgtcattttgtgcaTGTGGCACGTTTAGATTGATTGATCATGCGACCGAGAAATACCGATCTTTTGATAAAAACATACCAAAATTCCTCGGGCGAAGTTTGGTCATACGAGATAAAAGGAAAAGTTGAGAAAAGTCAGTAAtaagaaattgtgaatttaattatttaattaatattttaatatttttttatgtgtgAATtctaatatgttaaatatttaattaaaatatatataaagtattgaACAATTTAAACAAAGATTGAACTCAAGCTGAccctttacttttttctttttaatttaactcAAGACTTTTACTTTGATATCATGTCAGATTATTagtacttatttcaaaagtttaagttgatagaaaaatatattaaatttaattatttaattaatactttaagaATAAATATGTCCAACATATATATCTtgatatagaatttttttttttttttttttcaatagatGAGATGAAAATAGGAGATGATCACAACATGCGTACAAATTAACTAGCTGGAAATATTACAGATAAACCAGAACAGAAGAAAtacaagaaagaaacaaaagaaaactgaaTCAGACCAAACAAAAGAGTACAGTACTCCTTAGCAAGTAGCAACTTTGCATAATAGGTCTTATCCACGTGCAGCCCAGGGGCCAGAGGGATCCTCGCCTCGGAGAAGGCCGGTGAGTGAAACTAGTTGTAGCAGCTCTATGGGTGTAGTTGTGAGTGCAGCTGAAGGCACTAGTTTTAGTCTTGGTTTCTTGCCGGCTTCTGGAGGAGTTGAGAAGGCTAAGAAcgacaggagagagagagagagagagagaaagaatctTATTGCGTGCAAACTCAGTCACCTATATCTTCCTTACGGCCCAAATCaaaaaaggataaaattaaGATAATGAAATGATCGATTAGTCATTCTCTTCATTTGGCTTGTTCATGCATGTGAATGGCATTTTTTCAACGGATGGAAGTCGATGCAAGATTTAGAAAATTGAGCAATagctaggaaaaaaaagaaagaaagaaaggtcaGAAAAAGACCAGTAACAACTTACCGAATGCTAAGCAGCTTCTAGATAATAGACTAATAATAGTTATTCTCTTGAACCGAGGAGTCGTGAGAAGACTGGTTGTGGATGGAAAAAGCTTGGAATTAATTCCTAAGCTTCTCCTATAAAAAGTGTGCAATTATCATCTGTCTCATGCAAGCACATTATCCTTGGGTGCAGAAGTACTAGAATTCTAGAAAGCAACTTTCTTCGTTAttctacaaagaaaaaaagatggcAATCAAAATCCATGCTTTGCTTTGCTTGGGCCTTGTCTTAAGCTTTATGTCTATGGCTTCTGCCATTTCAGGAACTGCCACTTACTATACTGTATATGTTCGTGAGTATCTATACAACACCCTAGCTCTCCTTTTCTTCGATCATTCTCTTAAAGTAGGGAAGTATGGCTAGATTGATAGATTAGGATGTATATTGGCGTGAttagaaaaatgctatttattaTATTGTTATACAATCGTCATacaacataaataaaatgacaagacaagcttttgttaattaatttaaagGTTGATTTTTACTAACACGTGATCTCAATTATATGGCAGTTATATAACAATCTATAAAATAACATTGCTTTTAGATAAGTCAAAAATCTTTGTCAAATCTGCAAAAATGAGGTTTATATAAGAAAATGCTAATTAACGCGGTAAATGTTTGTATGTGGTATATATATAGCGTCTGCATGCTACGGGTATCAAGACCAAGGAGTTATGATAGCGGCGGCTAGCGATGCCCTGTATGAAAATGGGGCTGCGTGTGGCAGAATGTACAGGGTTAGGTGCACAGGCCCTACAAACCAAGGAGTACCACAGCCTTGCAGGGGTGAAGTAACAGTGAAGATCGTAGATCGTTGCCCATCCCCAGGATGCCAATCAACCATTGACCTCTCTCAAGAGGCCTTCTCCGCCATCGCTGACCCTGCAGCTGGAAAAATCAACATAGAATACAACCAGTAAGCTGCCTAGCAcatatttattgtttatttttgtttgaatattaaCGTTCCTTAATTTCAGTACTATTAATTCCTGCTAGTTTATGTTGGCCATAATTTtgtgtgatttatttatttatttattttctatgttGTGATTTACAGGGTTTGATTCTCCACGAAGAGAATTATAAGCCGTTTCTCCATGAAGAGAGTAATAGTATTGATAATGATGCTGCAATAAGAAGCTGATCATGGAAATTGGTCATTTTTCCATGGAACAGAACGATCGATCTGGCGATAGAATAGTACTTGTATCATTGTATGTGttcaccaaaaaagaaaagaaataatacgAATCCTTCAACTCTCTCACGAGCATTGCCATTGGAATAATTCTGATTTTCAGagtttgtcaacaaaatatagtgtggaatatttaaaagaaaaaatatgtagGAAACCAAGAAAAGAGCATGATTTATGTCAAGTACAATTGGCTAGACACCAATTTTATttcatctttttatttcttttttttttttgaaaaaaatgagtgtccaaaaaaaaaagtaattgtaAATAGTGATTGACGAAGATAACTTGGCAGtgagaagaaagaaattgtGACATCAAATTAGTCAGCTTGACCGAGAGCGTGCAAATGGACTAATGAACCTAGTCTCCATTTGATTTAGCGGTTTTAAAATTTGTggtttgaaaaatgaaagattttTAAATGAAGCTaatgaaattgtaatttttaaaaatgcacttaAGCAATTTGTAAAATTACAGTTTTAccttaaaattgtgcatttttttaaaacgtattCCCTTGCGTGCGGTTTTATAATGtgaaaaatctaattttttcacgccaccaatttttatttatttttctttttttttcaaatggacTTTCAAATATGACACTTTTcgcaattttgtttaaaaacatacTTTTGACTTGTGAAAATAACATGCCAAACACATTGTTAGTAACAAGAGTCGAATGCTTTTTTCGTCAATCTATTTAGGAGATTAACAACAAATTGTATTTCGGTAAATTTTTTGCTAGAATTATTACCATATATAGTCACATATTAAAATCACTTATTAGCTTTCACGTGAATTGAAGCGTTAACGGAGATATTCTTGTAAAAGTCAAATGCACAAGGATAACTAAGTTCTCCCCTCCAAATTAGCTAGGttgaaaaaaaatctattaacaTTAAACTGAAATCtgtctgtatatatatatatatagtacgtgattctcacatatataatacatgtGAGAATGAAGAATCACATGCTCTATTCAAaatctataatatatatgtgttgGTACAGTATTTGGTACGTGTAAACTGCATGTTCTTCGTGTTCTCCAAAAATACTTGGGGTATAGGTCTATTTATAGACGGGATTTGATTcttttacaacaccaatacaacaactgtacaacaatccctcatatgagggtgggtcccacataaaGACGTAGAGTCAAATTAACTTGAATTGATGgctgattggtgcacaacaattGTGCACTTTTGTAGACACATGGGATGGGACCCATGTGATGGGTCCCACTCCATGTGTCTACAAACCTATACAAcagttgcacaactgttgtgcatgAGTTTTTTCTCAACCTAAATTAGATTTCTATTCCCACACGCATAATCTAGAAGTGCTTAGAATTTGATTGG
Above is a genomic segment from Alnus glutinosa chromosome 12, dhAlnGlut1.1, whole genome shotgun sequence containing:
- the LOC133852245 gene encoding EG45-like domain containing protein, coding for MAIKIHALLCLGLVLSFMSMASAISGTATYYTVYVPSACYGYQDQGVMIAAASDALYENGAACGRMYRVRCTGPTNQGVPQPCRGEVTVKIVDRCPSPGCQSTIDLSQEAFSAIADPAAGKINIEYNQV